One part of the Mangrovibacillus cuniculi genome encodes these proteins:
- a CDS encoding TetR/AcrR family transcriptional regulator, translated as MGRNKKIDLQELMEETEALLLDKGYEGFHFKALSEKLSVARSTLYEYYRNKDELITAYMCDLMKRIMKDTYSIDQSQETGLKKLHSLLQLFLKHSQIYSMIQMRPHIKESSSPLVSEHLRELDQSRMQLLVILHSAIEKGKAEGSIRADIQTSLIAGLFFHSVLIPNRSEMPQDQWASMLFDLLENGMKASD; from the coding sequence ATGGGTAGAAATAAAAAAATAGATTTACAAGAATTAATGGAGGAAACAGAAGCACTCCTTTTAGACAAAGGGTACGAAGGATTCCATTTTAAAGCTCTTTCTGAGAAACTCTCTGTTGCTAGAAGTACTCTTTATGAGTATTACCGTAACAAGGACGAACTAATTACAGCTTATATGTGTGACTTAATGAAACGCATTATGAAAGATACTTATAGTATTGACCAAAGCCAGGAAACTGGATTAAAGAAATTACACAGTTTACTTCAACTTTTTCTAAAACATTCTCAAATATACTCCATGATTCAAATGCGGCCACATATAAAAGAGTCTTCTTCCCCGTTAGTCTCAGAACATTTAAGAGAACTAGATCAGTCACGGATGCAACTGCTAGTGATTTTACATTCTGCTATTGAAAAAGGGAAGGCTGAAGGATCAATTAGGGCAGATATTCAAACTTCTCTCATTGCAGGCCTATTTTTCCATAGTGTATTAATACCCAATCGATCCGAGATGCCACAAGATCAATGGGCATCTATGTTATTTGATTTATTAGAAAATGGGATGAAGGCATCAGACTAG